One region of Candidatus Bathyarchaeia archaeon genomic DNA includes:
- a CDS encoding FKBP-type peptidyl-prolyl cis-trans isomerase — MPLKNGDYAYLDYILKIKESGEIVDTTIEEVAKGSGLRKDGTFEPLFLIVGEGWVPKGLEEGLIGLEPGDKRVIEVPPEKGYGERDPSKLRLLPLRRFMSRNINPVPGMSIEMDGRTAIVRAVGAGRVQVDFNHPLAGKTLVYEVILRRILESAEEKIRAILHRRIPEVEPEKFGISIGDGKLEVEIPEDAFYLEGLQLAKRAAASDLEKYMPELEEISFVEVFRRKAAGEGKPAEAQSQ; from the coding sequence ATGCCTCTGAAAAACGGGGATTATGCCTATCTCGACTACATCCTAAAGATAAAGGAGAGCGGGGAGATCGTGGATACGACTATCGAAGAGGTGGCAAAGGGGAGCGGACTGAGGAAGGATGGGACCTTCGAGCCGCTATTCCTCATAGTTGGCGAGGGTTGGGTGCCAAAGGGATTGGAGGAGGGCCTGATAGGATTGGAGCCCGGGGATAAGAGGGTCATAGAGGTACCTCCGGAGAAGGGTTATGGGGAGAGGGATCCATCGAAGCTCAGGCTCCTCCCCCTTAGGCGCTTCATGTCCCGAAACATAAACCCAGTGCCAGGCATGTCCATCGAGATGGATGGGCGAACGGCAATAGTGAGGGCCGTCGGAGCCGGCAGGGTGCAGGTGGATTTCAACCACCCGCTCGCGGGTAAGACCTTGGTCTACGAGGTGATCCTGAGGAGGATCTTGGAGAGTGCTGAGGAGAAGATCAGGGCGATATTGCACAGGAGGATTCCGGAGGTCGAACCGGAGAAGTTCGGCATTTCAATTGGCGATGGGAAGTTGGAGGTTGAGATTCCAGAGGATGCCTTTTACTTAGAGGGCTTACAATTGGCGAAGAGGGCGGCGGCTTCGGATTTGGAGAAGTACATGCCCGAGCTCGAGGAGATATCGTTCGTGGAGGTATTCAGGAGGAAGGCTGCCGGAGAAGGGAAACCAGCCGAAGCTCAATCCCAATAG
- a CDS encoding UPF0179 family protein — MSRRKITILGIGQAREGFRFIFEGSPEPCRHCEFFNACSGRLEPGRIYKVISVKERNLPCRLHGGGAKVVEVEESCIEASLERRLAVEGALISYNPIECGRENCGQKVLCRPLGLRAGDKCKILSMGGRLECPIGIELRLVSLLRQPSS, encoded by the coding sequence ATGTCGAGGAGGAAAATCACCATCCTAGGGATCGGCCAAGCGAGGGAGGGGTTCCGCTTCATCTTCGAGGGTTCGCCGGAACCATGTAGGCATTGCGAATTTTTCAACGCCTGTTCCGGGCGGCTGGAGCCGGGTCGGATCTATAAGGTGATCTCGGTTAAGGAGAGGAATCTGCCTTGCAGGCTTCACGGAGGAGGGGCCAAGGTGGTGGAGGTCGAGGAAAGTTGTATCGAGGCTTCACTGGAGCGGAGATTGGCCGTGGAGGGGGCTTTGATCTCCTATAATCCGATCGAGTGCGGAAGGGAGAATTGTGGGCAAAAGGTCCTTTGTAGGCCCTTGGGCCTCAGGGCCGGCGATAAATGTAAGATCCTGTCGATGGGAGGGAGGCTCGAGTGCCCTATTGGGATTGAGCTTCGGCTGGTTTCCCTTCTCCGGCAGCCTTCCTCCTGA
- a CDS encoding sulfite exporter TauE/SafE family protein gives MAYLIALAFLVGIISALMGVGGGFVVVPALTMIYGIDPRNAVGTSSLMIVFTAISSTIAYAMQKRIDYRVGALMTLGTVPGGIFGAYATNLVRSKELAALFGIFEIAIAIRMAMDPDGIAKKGRAAEGRWVLERVVVDSKGEMFRYRANIPPALAMSFLGGFASGFFGIGGGAVMVPVMVLVAGIPMHLAVAASMFIMIFTSISAATTHLFLGNVLLEYSLPLAIGIIGGTQIGARIARRLKAKWLRRAFSLFLAILGARMVLSYLP, from the coding sequence TTGGCTTACCTGATCGCTTTGGCGTTCCTAGTAGGCATAATCTCGGCATTGATGGGGGTGGGGGGAGGATTCGTTGTCGTGCCAGCGCTGACGATGATTTATGGCATCGATCCCCGGAATGCCGTTGGGACCAGCAGCCTGATGATAGTCTTCACGGCGATCTCCTCAACGATCGCTTATGCTATGCAGAAGAGGATAGACTATAGGGTTGGAGCCTTGATGACTCTCGGGACCGTTCCGGGGGGGATCTTTGGGGCATATGCGACCAATTTGGTGAGGTCCAAAGAGCTAGCCGCGCTATTCGGGATCTTCGAGATCGCGATAGCCATTAGGATGGCGATGGATCCGGACGGTATCGCGAAGAAGGGGAGGGCCGCAGAGGGGAGATGGGTCTTGGAAAGGGTTGTGGTAGATTCTAAGGGGGAAATGTTCCGATATAGGGCGAACATCCCGCCAGCCCTTGCCATGAGCTTCCTCGGGGGCTTCGCCTCCGGATTCTTCGGCATAGGGGGAGGGGCCGTGATGGTACCCGTGATGGTGCTCGTGGCCGGCATCCCAATGCACCTCGCGGTCGCCGCCTCCATGTTCATAATGATCTTCACATCGATTTCCGCCGCGACAACCCATCTGTTCCTTGGGAATGTCCTATTAGAATATTCCCTTCCCCTAGCGATAGGTATAATCGGCGGGACCCAGATCGGCGCTAGGATCGCAAGACGATTAAAGGCGAAGTGGTTGAGGAGAGCCTTCAGCCTATTCCTCGCGATCCTAGGCGCGAGGATGGTGCTCTCCTACCTCCCATGA
- a CDS encoding Nre family DNA repair protein has product MPVQRKLAEGRSGAESPCLICRGGRMLCGRPNCPILAKASASARIKPLMEREEIQGSSPPGVFVGHAGYPYVRAGPMIPPFFGNTGILDTPELWLGKGLEEIVEYRYSLIRGTQRIRVGEARDGGRLVSSLQELAMGDGPVDSEAILLGKPKGPVIFSEYAQPFGPSAPLKSFNISDLRVDRRIERAYYDRDLKAADAILDLYRSGVPITKIQRAFSVGMFGRPQARKLVPTRWSITAIDSLLSARIVERLKGFETIDKYRVHSFRTLHNLFLAILLPMRWSFEWIEAWFPGSTWNLGGSRPALMGDYEGYGGRRTYASVGGCYYSARLAIAEGLLKEGRQAAALVMREIYPGYSMPVGVWLVREGVRRAMASEPREFESLEEALAYARSELTVPLGRWVEHSVILKNAFLQEKLPKYLSRAQTNWR; this is encoded by the coding sequence ATGCCCGTTCAAAGGAAGCTCGCCGAGGGGAGAAGTGGCGCGGAATCCCCTTGCTTGATCTGCAGGGGCGGCAGGATGCTTTGCGGTAGGCCCAATTGTCCAATCCTAGCCAAGGCCAGCGCCTCGGCAAGGATCAAACCGCTCATGGAGAGGGAGGAGATCCAAGGATCGAGTCCCCCTGGGGTCTTCGTTGGGCACGCTGGGTATCCATACGTCCGAGCCGGTCCCATGATCCCTCCCTTCTTCGGGAATACCGGCATACTCGATACGCCCGAACTCTGGCTCGGGAAGGGCTTGGAGGAGATAGTGGAGTATAGGTACTCCCTGATCAGGGGGACGCAGAGGATCAGGGTTGGGGAGGCGAGGGATGGGGGGAGGCTAGTTTCCTCGCTTCAGGAGCTTGCCATGGGCGATGGCCCGGTCGACTCCGAAGCAATCCTGCTCGGGAAGCCAAAGGGGCCTGTGATCTTCAGCGAATACGCGCAACCCTTCGGTCCCTCCGCCCCATTGAAATCTTTCAACATCTCCGATCTAAGGGTTGATAGGAGGATAGAGAGGGCCTATTACGATAGGGACCTGAAGGCCGCGGATGCCATCCTCGATCTCTACAGGAGCGGCGTCCCGATCACTAAGATACAAAGGGCGTTCAGCGTGGGGATGTTCGGCCGCCCCCAAGCTAGGAAATTGGTGCCAACGAGGTGGAGCATAACGGCGATCGACAGCTTGCTATCCGCTCGGATCGTGGAGCGCTTGAAGGGTTTCGAAACAATCGATAAATATAGAGTCCATTCGTTCAGGACCCTACATAATCTTTTCTTGGCCATACTCCTCCCCATGAGGTGGAGCTTCGAGTGGATAGAGGCTTGGTTCCCGGGGAGCACTTGGAACTTGGGTGGATCCCGGCCCGCGCTCATGGGAGATTATGAAGGATATGGGGGAAGGAGGACCTACGCGAGCGTGGGGGGTTGCTATTACTCGGCTAGGCTCGCAATCGCCGAGGGTTTGCTTAAGGAGGGAAGGCAGGCAGCCGCCCTCGTAATGAGGGAGATATATCCCGGCTATTCAATGCCAGTCGGCGTCTGGCTGGTGAGGGAGGGCGTTAGGAGGGCAATGGCGAGCGAGCCAAGAGAGTTCGAATCCCTCGAGGAGGCGCTTGCTTACGCTCGCTCCGAACTCACAGTCCCATTGGGGAGGTGGGTCGAGCACAGCGTCATCTTGAAGAACGCATTCCTACAGGAGAAGTTGCCGAAATACCTCTCGAGGGCGCAAACGAATTGGAGATGA
- a CDS encoding radical SAM protein yields the protein MEMKYSHRACRRALFKSRLPGLDYSLNPYFGCEHGCLYCYSPSVFKNEWIAKNWGSFSIAKPNIHLVLEAELRSKKRGVVGIGTVTDPYQPHEAKLGLTRKCVEILLRGGLHTSIQTKSDLVLRDIDLAHPSLLDLGITITVMDEWLAKRLEPKAPSPDARAKALQEFSMKGIETWVFFGPVIPTLNDGDDEIKSVAKIAKLTNSELLYDKLNIKPFVMERLAPLLYDLGADPKQIEKLSKESGQYRLDLYKRIDSICRELGVKAKPAFENPFVG from the coding sequence TTGGAGATGAAATACTCCCATAGGGCTTGCAGGAGGGCGCTGTTCAAAAGCAGATTGCCCGGATTGGATTACTCCTTGAACCCATATTTCGGATGCGAGCACGGTTGCCTTTATTGTTATTCTCCATCGGTCTTCAAGAATGAATGGATCGCCAAAAATTGGGGGAGTTTTTCCATCGCTAAGCCCAATATCCATCTTGTCCTAGAGGCCGAATTGAGGTCCAAGAAGAGGGGGGTGGTGGGGATCGGCACGGTCACCGACCCCTATCAACCCCATGAAGCCAAGCTAGGGCTGACGAGGAAATGCGTCGAGATCCTCCTAAGGGGCGGGCTCCATACCTCCATTCAAACCAAGTCGGACTTGGTCCTAAGGGATATAGACTTGGCCCATCCCAGCCTCTTGGATTTGGGGATAACGATCACCGTGATGGATGAGTGGTTGGCCAAAAGGCTTGAGCCCAAAGCGCCGAGCCCCGATGCGAGAGCGAAGGCCCTGCAGGAGTTCTCGATGAAGGGCATTGAAACTTGGGTTTTCTTCGGCCCTGTGATCCCGACCTTGAATGATGGAGACGATGAGATAAAGTCCGTTGCGAAGATCGCGAAGCTGACCAATAGCGAGTTGCTCTACGATAAACTGAACATAAAGCCGTTCGTGATGGAGAGGTTGGCGCCATTGCTATATGATTTGGGGGCGGACCCGAAGCAGATCGAAAAGCTCTCGAAGGAATCCGGGCAATACCGCTTGGACCTTTACAAAAGGATCGATTCCATATGCCGCGAGCTCGGGGTCAAGGCCAAGCCAGCATTCGAAAATCCCTTTGTGGGATGA
- the tsaA gene encoding tRNA (N6-threonylcarbamoyladenosine(37)-N6)-methyltransferase TrmO translates to MPRIRIRPVGVVKALGEGGLSRIEVFEKYEPALLGMESFSHLWILYWMHELPKGERNLLRIHPRGRLDLPLVGVFASRSRARPNPIGLTLVELVERSGRELIVKGLDALDGTPVIDIKPYVPRSDRALGARVPDWARRLNAGRRRRGDGH, encoded by the coding sequence TTGCCTAGAATCCGGATAAGGCCGGTGGGAGTCGTGAAAGCGCTCGGGGAGGGCGGGCTATCGAGGATAGAGGTGTTCGAAAAATACGAGCCGGCCCTATTGGGCATGGAGAGCTTCTCCCATCTATGGATATTGTATTGGATGCATGAGCTTCCAAAGGGCGAGAGGAACCTCCTCAGGATCCATCCAAGGGGGAGGCTCGATCTGCCCTTGGTCGGGGTTTTCGCCTCTAGGTCGAGGGCGCGGCCCAATCCGATAGGCCTGACGTTGGTCGAGCTGGTGGAGCGATCCGGGAGGGAGTTGATTGTAAAGGGCCTCGATGCATTGGATGGGACGCCGGTGATCGATATAAAACCCTATGTCCCCCGTTCCGATCGGGCCTTGGGCGCGAGAGTACCGGACTGGGCGAGGAGGCTGAACGCGGGGCGGCGCCGGAGGGGGGATGGCCATTAG
- a CDS encoding zinc finger domain-containing protein, which translates to MALSAQKVIKMPKCSCCSRNILPGEEAVSFSCPNCASVVIWRCAKCRKFGRTYKCAKCGFEGP; encoded by the coding sequence ATGGCGTTGAGCGCGCAAAAGGTCATCAAGATGCCCAAATGCTCCTGTTGCTCTAGGAACATATTGCCGGGGGAAGAGGCCGTGAGCTTCTCCTGCCCAAACTGCGCCTCAGTAGTAATATGGAGATGCGCGAAATGCAGGAAGTTTGGGAGAACTTATAAATGCGCGAAATGCGGATTCGAAGGTCCGTGA
- a CDS encoding elongation factor 1-beta, translated as MARVVASIKIFPSESGADLEALKGAIKRSLPEGVEIYRIEEEPIAFGLVALVGHFVLPGDSGGFMEELEEGLKSAPGVGEIQFISARRV; from the coding sequence ATGGCGAGGGTAGTCGCTTCAATCAAGATATTTCCATCCGAGTCGGGCGCGGATCTGGAGGCCCTCAAGGGGGCGATAAAGCGATCGCTCCCGGAAGGAGTGGAGATATATAGGATCGAGGAGGAGCCGATAGCCTTCGGGCTCGTTGCCTTGGTGGGACACTTCGTGCTTCCCGGGGATAGCGGCGGGTTCATGGAGGAGTTGGAGGAAGGCCTTAAATCCGCCCCCGGCGTTGGGGAGATACAATTCATCTCCGCCCGAAGGGTCTGA
- a CDS encoding CDC48 family AAA ATPase, which translates to MVNEVQLRVADAKQRDVGHGKVRIDSETMEKLQITAGDFVEIRSKRSTVAIAWPAYAEDQGKGLIRMDGLLRRNAGVALNEYITVRKAIVKPAQSITFAPTDVRLNVDEEFIRFVKRRFMDMPFVEGDMALLSIFGSAVPLIVVRTRPRGPVRVTEATNVQVLSEPTHEKKGIPVITYEDIGGLHDEIQRIREMVELPLRHPELFQKLGIEPPRGVFLYGPPGCGKTLLAKAVANESDANFYVISGPEIMSKFYGESEARLREIFQKAQETAPSIIFIDEMDAIAPKREEVTGEVERRVVAQLLSLMDGIGSRGNIIVIGATNRPNAIDPALRRPGRFDREIEIGVPDKEGRYEILQIHTRNMPLAKDVDLKRLAEITHGYTGADIAALCREAAMKALRRYLPEINLEEESIPPEVLDKMEVKMEDFTAAYREITPTAMREVYVEVPNVHWDDIGGLEEAKAELRESVEWPIRNPDSFKRMGIKPPKGVLLFGPPGCGKTLLARAVATESEANFISIKGPEIFSKWVGESEKAIREVFRKGRTAAPAIIFFDELDAIVPKRGMGYADSGATERVISQLLTEMDGIEALENVVVIGATNRPDILDPAVLRPGRFDRLIYVPPPDADNLERILMIHTRKMPLAKDVDLKQLARTMIGYSGADVEAVCREAAINALRRDMRATEVTLQDFRNAMERIKPSITPDMDNWYRGFLKRFRKESAAALMTVT; encoded by the coding sequence TTGGTTAACGAAGTCCAGCTTAGAGTTGCCGATGCGAAGCAAAGAGATGTCGGACACGGCAAAGTTAGGATAGATTCGGAAACGATGGAGAAACTCCAAATAACCGCCGGGGATTTCGTCGAGATAAGGAGCAAGAGGTCCACGGTTGCTATAGCTTGGCCGGCTTATGCGGAGGATCAGGGCAAGGGCCTAATAAGGATGGATGGCCTCCTCAGGAGGAACGCTGGCGTAGCGCTCAACGAGTACATCACTGTAAGGAAAGCGATAGTAAAGCCCGCGCAATCAATAACCTTCGCGCCAACGGACGTCAGGTTGAACGTGGATGAGGAGTTCATAAGGTTCGTGAAGCGAAGGTTCATGGATATGCCGTTCGTGGAGGGCGATATGGCCCTCCTATCAATATTCGGGAGCGCCGTGCCATTGATTGTGGTTAGGACGAGGCCCCGCGGGCCTGTCAGAGTGACCGAGGCGACCAATGTCCAAGTATTGAGCGAGCCGACCCACGAGAAGAAGGGCATACCGGTGATCACGTATGAGGACATAGGCGGGCTTCACGACGAGATCCAGCGCATAAGGGAGATGGTTGAGCTCCCCCTTAGGCATCCGGAGCTATTCCAGAAGCTGGGGATAGAGCCCCCGAGAGGAGTATTCCTATACGGCCCCCCCGGATGCGGGAAGACATTGCTCGCGAAGGCGGTCGCGAACGAGTCAGATGCGAATTTCTACGTCATATCCGGCCCGGAGATTATGTCGAAGTTCTATGGAGAGTCGGAGGCGAGGCTGAGGGAGATCTTCCAGAAGGCCCAAGAAACGGCCCCCAGCATAATCTTCATCGATGAAATGGACGCGATAGCCCCGAAGAGGGAGGAGGTCACCGGTGAGGTAGAGAGGAGGGTGGTAGCCCAGCTCCTCTCCTTGATGGATGGAATAGGGTCTAGGGGCAACATAATAGTCATAGGCGCCACGAACAGGCCGAACGCGATCGATCCAGCCCTCAGGAGGCCTGGCAGGTTCGATAGGGAGATAGAGATAGGCGTGCCGGATAAGGAGGGGAGGTATGAGATACTACAAATCCATACTAGGAATATGCCGTTGGCTAAGGATGTGGACCTGAAGCGTCTAGCGGAGATAACCCATGGATACACCGGGGCCGATATCGCGGCCCTCTGCAGGGAGGCCGCCATGAAGGCCTTGAGGAGGTATCTTCCGGAGATAAACTTGGAGGAGGAGAGCATACCGCCCGAAGTATTGGATAAGATGGAGGTCAAAATGGAGGATTTCACCGCCGCCTATCGAGAGATAACGCCTACCGCCATGAGGGAGGTCTACGTGGAAGTCCCGAACGTCCATTGGGATGATATAGGAGGGTTGGAGGAGGCGAAGGCGGAGCTTAGGGAATCGGTGGAATGGCCCATAAGGAATCCGGATTCCTTCAAGAGGATGGGCATCAAGCCGCCGAAGGGCGTATTGCTCTTCGGTCCGCCGGGATGTGGGAAGACGTTGCTCGCGAGGGCCGTTGCAACGGAGAGTGAGGCGAACTTCATATCGATAAAGGGGCCCGAGATATTCTCCAAATGGGTCGGCGAATCGGAGAAGGCCATAAGGGAGGTCTTCCGGAAGGGTAGGACCGCCGCCCCGGCCATAATATTCTTCGATGAGCTCGATGCAATAGTGCCGAAGAGAGGAATGGGCTACGCGGATTCCGGCGCCACGGAGAGGGTCATAAGCCAGCTCCTAACAGAGATGGATGGGATAGAGGCCTTGGAGAACGTCGTTGTGATAGGTGCCACGAATAGGCCCGATATATTGGACCCAGCGGTCCTAAGACCCGGTAGGTTCGATAGGCTGATATATGTGCCTCCCCCGGATGCCGATAACTTGGAAAGGATACTTATGATACATACCCGCAAGATGCCCTTGGCAAAGGACGTCGATCTGAAGCAGCTCGCCCGAACAATGATTGGGTATTCGGGGGCCGATGTGGAGGCGGTTTGCAGGGAAGCGGCTATAAACGCCCTTAGGAGGGATATGAGGGCCACCGAGGTAACACTCCAAGACTTCAGGAATGCGATGGAGAGGATAAAGCCCAGCATAACGCCGGATATGGACAATTGGTATAGGGGCTTCCTGAAGAGGTTCAGGAAGGAGAGCGCCGCCGCGCTGATGACGGTGACCTGA
- a CDS encoding ArsR family transcriptional regulator, whose protein sequence is MSGKERVWSPRPLHLAIVELLRKEGTLTDAELLKELKDSFGELSSRELNKALMKLEISGLIRVSRLMKGKRSVELTSRA, encoded by the coding sequence ATGTCCGGCAAGGAAAGGGTCTGGTCTCCTAGGCCCTTGCATTTGGCAATAGTGGAGCTCCTGAGGAAGGAGGGGACCTTAACGGATGCCGAACTCCTTAAGGAATTGAAGGATTCGTTTGGGGAGCTGAGCTCTAGGGAGCTAAATAAGGCCTTGATGAAGCTCGAGATCTCCGGCCTGATAAGGGTTTCAAGGCTAATGAAGGGCAAGAGATCCGTGGAATTGACTTCTAGGGCCTAG
- a CDS encoding NAD(P)/FAD-dependent oxidoreductase, with protein MAVVGGGPCGLYASLLASKSGIDAILFEEHGEIGSPQHCAGHISIKGLRALGLQVPQGLLKGAYRGAILHSPSGKTLLLDAGEEVSVSIDRKGFERHLADLSESAGTTVILGERVKEIRPMGRSLEIIPSSPNSAPAICRIALDAEGYPPRLLGGMRYWGPEHYSALMGIGAEVEEVHGVREGFVELYFGRATAPGFFAWLIPLRGGGARIGLATERGNPKELLDRFVRDRLMRSGKLPDRPRIVEMKPHPIPIWRGNYRTYGDGLLVVGDAASQVKPTTGGGLFLGMSCSAMAVETAKMALSSGDWGRSSLKRYEMLWRKAFSLELRLMGAIRRIAFGLGDRGMDALFDELSGSALLDAMNRNPEMDLQGRAILSALLDPIHLFFAAKAFWKAFLEAYLRRRTPFY; from the coding sequence TTGGCGGTTGTCGGAGGAGGACCCTGCGGCCTATATGCCTCATTGTTGGCTTCAAAATCAGGGATCGATGCTATACTATTCGAGGAGCATGGGGAGATAGGGAGCCCGCAACATTGCGCTGGCCACATCTCTATAAAGGGGCTCCGGGCCTTGGGGCTACAGGTACCTCAAGGGTTATTGAAGGGGGCCTATAGGGGGGCCATACTCCACTCCCCCTCCGGGAAGACCCTGCTCTTGGACGCCGGCGAGGAGGTCAGCGTTTCCATTGATCGAAAGGGTTTCGAGAGGCATCTGGCCGATCTCTCCGAAAGCGCTGGGACGACGGTGATCCTTGGGGAAAGGGTGAAGGAGATCCGCCCGATGGGGAGATCCCTTGAGATAATCCCCTCATCGCCCAATTCAGCTCCCGCTATATGCAGGATCGCCCTCGATGCCGAGGGATATCCCCCAAGGCTCCTCGGCGGGATGCGTTATTGGGGCCCCGAGCATTACAGCGCTTTGATGGGCATCGGGGCGGAGGTGGAGGAAGTCCACGGGGTCCGAGAAGGGTTCGTGGAACTGTACTTCGGAAGGGCCACGGCCCCCGGATTCTTCGCTTGGCTGATCCCCCTGAGGGGCGGGGGGGCGAGGATAGGCTTGGCTACGGAGCGGGGGAACCCCAAGGAGCTCTTGGATCGATTCGTGAGGGATCGATTGATGCGGTCCGGGAAATTGCCAGATCGCCCGCGCATAGTTGAGATGAAGCCCCATCCGATACCAATTTGGAGGGGAAATTACAGGACCTACGGCGATGGGTTGTTAGTGGTCGGGGATGCCGCATCCCAAGTGAAGCCCACCACTGGGGGAGGGCTCTTCCTCGGCATGAGCTGCTCCGCGATGGCCGTCGAAACGGCCAAGATGGCCCTCTCATCCGGCGATTGGGGAAGGTCCTCCTTGAAACGCTATGAAATGCTTTGGAGGAAGGCCTTCTCGCTCGAGTTGAGGCTGATGGGCGCTATCAGGCGCATAGCCTTCGGGCTGGGGGATCGGGGGATGGATGCCCTCTTCGATGAGCTCTCGGGGAGCGCGCTCCTCGATGCCATGAACCGCAACCCGGAGATGGACCTGCAGGGTAGGGCCATCCTCAGCGCACTCTTGGATCCGATCCACCTCTTCTTCGCCGCGAAGGCGTTTTGGAAGGCATTTTTGGAAGCATACCTGAGGCGGAGGACCCCTTTTTATTAA